From Triticum aestivum cultivar Chinese Spring chromosome 4A, IWGSC CS RefSeq v2.1, whole genome shotgun sequence, a single genomic window includes:
- the LOC123087830 gene encoding uncharacterized protein isoform X4: MAEPPRHRTSPPALPHELVEEILLRLPHDDPACLLRASFACKAWGRAVSQPDFRGRFIKEHQHRPLPLIGFLHNWEDERVPRFFSTIASPFSLPAPDRASWLALDCRHGRALFLSESEGSGAQQLLVWDLNTGVQRRIPVPPLHSSYVYRTAAVLCPADGCDHRDCNGGPFRVVFVFTMVRCVLMWPGVTSVCVYSSETGTWSGELGKISHQFHALTFTCHSSLLLGRSLLYFMSDGGFILEYDLASNVLTGFETPYNSNKQIFNLMVAEDGGIGVSEGFSSHLKLWSREESDAQWVLSRVIHLQNSLPPAALVDAEAELMVLGFAEGVNVIFVNTVAGLFTIELQSERVKKVCDDHGFCNLIPVVSFYTPVDRLEYQDLLPSIPSENVGDEEGGEEEKTVDEAQQLLDKGSNTIKEGGFVDAVERVSHDLNARSVSNEESVKGTSSKDDAEDSKTSGSNGEDAAPSSEKGDSQEGTVLSLSLSLDQQCCQGCTTAW, encoded by the exons ATGGCAGAACCGCCACGGCaccgcacctcgccgccggcgctcccgcacgagctcgtcgaggagatcctcctccgcctcccacaCGACGACCCAGCCTGCCTCCTCCGCGCCTCCTTCGCCTGCAAGGCCTGGGGCCGCGCCGTCTCCCAGCCCGACTTCCGCGGCCGCTTCATCAAGGAGCACCAGCATCGGCCACTGCCCTTGATCGGCTTCCTCCACAACTGGGAGGACGAGCGCGTCCCCCGCTTCTTCTCCACCATCGCCTCGCCCTTCTCCCTCCCCGCCCCGGACCGCGCCTCCTGGCTCGCCCTCGACTGCCGCCACGGCCGCGCCCTCTTCCTCTCCGAGTCCGAGGGATCTGGTGCTCAGCAACTCCTTGTGTGGGATCTAAACACGGGCGTCCAGCGGCGCATACCAGTGCCCCCGCTGCACAGCAGCTACGTGTACAGGACCGCGGCCGTGCTCTGCCCAGCGGACGGGTGCGACCACCGCGACTGCAACGGGGGTCCCTTCCGCGTGGTCTTCGTCTTCACCATGGTCCGGTGTGTGCTGATGTGGCCCGGTGTCACGTCGGTGTGCGTCTACTCGTCAGAGACTGGCACGTGGTCCGGTGAACTGGGCAAGATTAGTCACCAGTTCCACGCGTTGACGTTTACATGTCATTCCAGCCTGCTCCTTGGGAGGTCTCTGCTCTACTTCATGTCCGACGGTGGGTTCATCCTAGAGTATGACTTGGCCAGCAACGTCCTGACTGGCTTCGAGACGCCATACAACAGCAACAAGCAGATATTTAACCTTATGGTGGCGGAGGATGGTGGAATAGGAGTTAGCGAAGGCTTCAGTTCCCATCTCAAACTGTGGTCAAGGGAGGAGAGTGATGCACAGTGGGTACTTAGCCGGGTCATCCACCTGCAAAATTCGCTCCCACCTGCTGCTCTCGTGGATGCAGAGGCTGAACTGATGGTATTGGGATTTGCCGAGGGAGTGAATGTCATTTTCGTTAACACGGTGGCTGGCCTCTTCACAATCGAGCTACAGTCGGAGCGGGTGAAGAAGGTGTGCGATGATCATGGCTTCTGTAATTTGATTCCAGTTGTCAGCTTCTACACTCCCGTGGACCGTCTCGAATACCAGGACCTGCTGCCGTCGATCCCTAGTGAGAATGTAGGTGATgaggaggggggagaggaggagaaaacAGTAGACGAGGCACAGCAGCTACTTGACAAGGggtccaatactatcaaggagggtgGCTTTGTCGACGCCGTTGAACGTGTCAGCCATGACCTCAATGCCAG GAGTGTATCAAATGAAGAATCGGTGAAGGGCACATCCAGCAAAGATGATGCTGAGGACTCAAAGACCTCTGGTAGCAATGGTGAGGATGCTGCTCCATCTTCGGAGAAAGGTGATTCTCAAGAAGGTACTGTATTATCATTGTCCCTTTCTTTGGACCAGCAGTGCTGCCAGGGCTGCACAACTGCGTGGTGA
- the LOC123087830 gene encoding uncharacterized protein isoform X1: protein MAEPPRHRTSPPALPHELVEEILLRLPHDDPACLLRASFACKAWGRAVSQPDFRGRFIKEHQHRPLPLIGFLHNWEDERVPRFFSTIASPFSLPAPDRASWLALDCRHGRALFLSESEGSGAQQLLVWDLNTGVQRRIPVPPLHSSYVYRTAAVLCPADGCDHRDCNGGPFRVVFVFTMVRCVLMWPGVTSVCVYSSETGTWSGELGKISHQFHALTFTCHSSLLLGRSLLYFMSDGGFILEYDLASNVLTGFETPYNSNKQIFNLMVAEDGGIGVSEGFSSHLKLWSREESDAQWVLSRVIHLQNSLPPAALVDAEAELMVLGFAEGVNVIFVNTVAGLFTIELQSERVKKVCDDHGFCNLIPVVSFYTPVDRLEYQDLLPSIPSENVGDEEGGEEEKTVDEAQQLLDKGSNTIKEGGFVDAVERVSHDLNARVGGHGEVAPGCASTFDKYECAYIAQEVNDSLDDVSRSVSNEESVKGTSSKDDAEDSKTSGSNGEDAAPSSEKGDSQEGTVLSLSLSLDQQCCQGCTTAW, encoded by the exons ATGGCAGAACCGCCACGGCaccgcacctcgccgccggcgctcccgcacgagctcgtcgaggagatcctcctccgcctcccacaCGACGACCCAGCCTGCCTCCTCCGCGCCTCCTTCGCCTGCAAGGCCTGGGGCCGCGCCGTCTCCCAGCCCGACTTCCGCGGCCGCTTCATCAAGGAGCACCAGCATCGGCCACTGCCCTTGATCGGCTTCCTCCACAACTGGGAGGACGAGCGCGTCCCCCGCTTCTTCTCCACCATCGCCTCGCCCTTCTCCCTCCCCGCCCCGGACCGCGCCTCCTGGCTCGCCCTCGACTGCCGCCACGGCCGCGCCCTCTTCCTCTCCGAGTCCGAGGGATCTGGTGCTCAGCAACTCCTTGTGTGGGATCTAAACACGGGCGTCCAGCGGCGCATACCAGTGCCCCCGCTGCACAGCAGCTACGTGTACAGGACCGCGGCCGTGCTCTGCCCAGCGGACGGGTGCGACCACCGCGACTGCAACGGGGGTCCCTTCCGCGTGGTCTTCGTCTTCACCATGGTCCGGTGTGTGCTGATGTGGCCCGGTGTCACGTCGGTGTGCGTCTACTCGTCAGAGACTGGCACGTGGTCCGGTGAACTGGGCAAGATTAGTCACCAGTTCCACGCGTTGACGTTTACATGTCATTCCAGCCTGCTCCTTGGGAGGTCTCTGCTCTACTTCATGTCCGACGGTGGGTTCATCCTAGAGTATGACTTGGCCAGCAACGTCCTGACTGGCTTCGAGACGCCATACAACAGCAACAAGCAGATATTTAACCTTATGGTGGCGGAGGATGGTGGAATAGGAGTTAGCGAAGGCTTCAGTTCCCATCTCAAACTGTGGTCAAGGGAGGAGAGTGATGCACAGTGGGTACTTAGCCGGGTCATCCACCTGCAAAATTCGCTCCCACCTGCTGCTCTCGTGGATGCAGAGGCTGAACTGATGGTATTGGGATTTGCCGAGGGAGTGAATGTCATTTTCGTTAACACGGTGGCTGGCCTCTTCACAATCGAGCTACAGTCGGAGCGGGTGAAGAAGGTGTGCGATGATCATGGCTTCTGTAATTTGATTCCAGTTGTCAGCTTCTACACTCCCGTGGACCGTCTCGAATACCAGGACCTGCTGCCGTCGATCCCTAGTGAGAATGTAGGTGATgaggaggggggagaggaggagaaaacAGTAGACGAGGCACAGCAGCTACTTGACAAGGggtccaatactatcaaggagggtgGCTTTGTCGACGCCGTTGAACGTGTCAGCCATGACCTCAATGCCAG GGTTGGGGGTCATGGAGAAGTTGCTCCAGGGTGTGCTAGCACGTTTGACAAATATGAATGCGCATACATAGCTCAAGAGGTGAATGATTCTTTGGATGATGTTTCCAGGAGTGTATCAAATGAAGAATCGGTGAAGGGCACATCCAGCAAAGATGATGCTGAGGACTCAAAGACCTCTGGTAGCAATGGTGAGGATGCTGCTCCATCTTCGGAGAAAGGTGATTCTCAAGAAGGTACTGTATTATCATTGTCCCTTTCTTTGGACCAGCAGTGCTGCCAGGGCTGCACAACTGCGTGGTGA
- the LOC123087830 gene encoding uncharacterized protein isoform X6 gives MAEPPRHRTSPPALPHELVEEILLRLPHDDPACLLRASFACKAWGRAVSQPDFRGRFIKEHQHRPLPLIGFLHNWEDERVPRFFSTIASPFSLPAPDRASWLALDCRHGRALFLSESEGSGAQQLLVWDLNTGVQRRIPVPPLHSSYVYRTAAVLCPADGCDHRDCNGGPFRVVFVFTMVRCVLMWPGVTSVCVYSSETGTWSGELGKISHQFHALTFTCHSSLLLGRSLLYFMSDGGFILEYDLASNVLTGFETPYNSNKQIFNLMVAEDGGIGVSEGFSSHLKLWSREESDAQWVLSRVIHLQNSLPPAALVDAEAELMVLGFAEGVNVIFVNTVAGLFTIELQSERVKKVCDDHGFCNLIPVVSFYTPVDRLEYQDLLPSIPSENVGDEEGGEEEKTVDEAQQLLDKGSNTIKEGGFVDAVERVSHDLNARSVSNEESVKGTSSKDDAEDSKTSGSNGEDAAPSSEKVLG, from the exons ATGGCAGAACCGCCACGGCaccgcacctcgccgccggcgctcccgcacgagctcgtcgaggagatcctcctccgcctcccacaCGACGACCCAGCCTGCCTCCTCCGCGCCTCCTTCGCCTGCAAGGCCTGGGGCCGCGCCGTCTCCCAGCCCGACTTCCGCGGCCGCTTCATCAAGGAGCACCAGCATCGGCCACTGCCCTTGATCGGCTTCCTCCACAACTGGGAGGACGAGCGCGTCCCCCGCTTCTTCTCCACCATCGCCTCGCCCTTCTCCCTCCCCGCCCCGGACCGCGCCTCCTGGCTCGCCCTCGACTGCCGCCACGGCCGCGCCCTCTTCCTCTCCGAGTCCGAGGGATCTGGTGCTCAGCAACTCCTTGTGTGGGATCTAAACACGGGCGTCCAGCGGCGCATACCAGTGCCCCCGCTGCACAGCAGCTACGTGTACAGGACCGCGGCCGTGCTCTGCCCAGCGGACGGGTGCGACCACCGCGACTGCAACGGGGGTCCCTTCCGCGTGGTCTTCGTCTTCACCATGGTCCGGTGTGTGCTGATGTGGCCCGGTGTCACGTCGGTGTGCGTCTACTCGTCAGAGACTGGCACGTGGTCCGGTGAACTGGGCAAGATTAGTCACCAGTTCCACGCGTTGACGTTTACATGTCATTCCAGCCTGCTCCTTGGGAGGTCTCTGCTCTACTTCATGTCCGACGGTGGGTTCATCCTAGAGTATGACTTGGCCAGCAACGTCCTGACTGGCTTCGAGACGCCATACAACAGCAACAAGCAGATATTTAACCTTATGGTGGCGGAGGATGGTGGAATAGGAGTTAGCGAAGGCTTCAGTTCCCATCTCAAACTGTGGTCAAGGGAGGAGAGTGATGCACAGTGGGTACTTAGCCGGGTCATCCACCTGCAAAATTCGCTCCCACCTGCTGCTCTCGTGGATGCAGAGGCTGAACTGATGGTATTGGGATTTGCCGAGGGAGTGAATGTCATTTTCGTTAACACGGTGGCTGGCCTCTTCACAATCGAGCTACAGTCGGAGCGGGTGAAGAAGGTGTGCGATGATCATGGCTTCTGTAATTTGATTCCAGTTGTCAGCTTCTACACTCCCGTGGACCGTCTCGAATACCAGGACCTGCTGCCGTCGATCCCTAGTGAGAATGTAGGTGATgaggaggggggagaggaggagaaaacAGTAGACGAGGCACAGCAGCTACTTGACAAGGggtccaatactatcaaggagggtgGCTTTGTCGACGCCGTTGAACGTGTCAGCCATGACCTCAATGCCAG GAGTGTATCAAATGAAGAATCGGTGAAGGGCACATCCAGCAAAGATGATGCTGAGGACTCAAAGACCTCTGGTAGCAATGGTGAGGATGCTGCTCCATCTTCGGAGAAAG TGCTAGGCTGA
- the LOC123087830 gene encoding uncharacterized protein isoform X3: MAEPPRHRTSPPALPHELVEEILLRLPHDDPACLLRASFACKAWGRAVSQPDFRGRFIKEHQHRPLPLIGFLHNWEDERVPRFFSTIASPFSLPAPDRASWLALDCRHGRALFLSESEGSGAQQLLVWDLNTGVQRRIPVPPLHSSYVYRTAAVLCPADGCDHRDCNGGPFRVVFVFTMVRCVLMWPGVTSVCVYSSETGTWSGELGKISHQFHALTFTCHSSLLLGRSLLYFMSDGGFILEYDLASNVLTGFETPYNSNKQIFNLMVAEDGGIGVSEGFSSHLKLWSREESDAQWVLSRVIHLQNSLPPAALVDAEAELMVLGFAEGVNVIFVNTVAGLFTIELQSERVKKVCDDHGFCNLIPVVSFYTPVDRLEYQDLLPSIPSENVGDEEGGEEEKTVDEAQQLLDKGSNTIKEGGFVDAVERVSHDLNARVGGHGEVAPGCASTFDKYECAYIAQEVNDSLDDVSRSVSNEESVKGTSSKDDAEDSKTSGSNGEDAAPSSEKVLG; encoded by the exons ATGGCAGAACCGCCACGGCaccgcacctcgccgccggcgctcccgcacgagctcgtcgaggagatcctcctccgcctcccacaCGACGACCCAGCCTGCCTCCTCCGCGCCTCCTTCGCCTGCAAGGCCTGGGGCCGCGCCGTCTCCCAGCCCGACTTCCGCGGCCGCTTCATCAAGGAGCACCAGCATCGGCCACTGCCCTTGATCGGCTTCCTCCACAACTGGGAGGACGAGCGCGTCCCCCGCTTCTTCTCCACCATCGCCTCGCCCTTCTCCCTCCCCGCCCCGGACCGCGCCTCCTGGCTCGCCCTCGACTGCCGCCACGGCCGCGCCCTCTTCCTCTCCGAGTCCGAGGGATCTGGTGCTCAGCAACTCCTTGTGTGGGATCTAAACACGGGCGTCCAGCGGCGCATACCAGTGCCCCCGCTGCACAGCAGCTACGTGTACAGGACCGCGGCCGTGCTCTGCCCAGCGGACGGGTGCGACCACCGCGACTGCAACGGGGGTCCCTTCCGCGTGGTCTTCGTCTTCACCATGGTCCGGTGTGTGCTGATGTGGCCCGGTGTCACGTCGGTGTGCGTCTACTCGTCAGAGACTGGCACGTGGTCCGGTGAACTGGGCAAGATTAGTCACCAGTTCCACGCGTTGACGTTTACATGTCATTCCAGCCTGCTCCTTGGGAGGTCTCTGCTCTACTTCATGTCCGACGGTGGGTTCATCCTAGAGTATGACTTGGCCAGCAACGTCCTGACTGGCTTCGAGACGCCATACAACAGCAACAAGCAGATATTTAACCTTATGGTGGCGGAGGATGGTGGAATAGGAGTTAGCGAAGGCTTCAGTTCCCATCTCAAACTGTGGTCAAGGGAGGAGAGTGATGCACAGTGGGTACTTAGCCGGGTCATCCACCTGCAAAATTCGCTCCCACCTGCTGCTCTCGTGGATGCAGAGGCTGAACTGATGGTATTGGGATTTGCCGAGGGAGTGAATGTCATTTTCGTTAACACGGTGGCTGGCCTCTTCACAATCGAGCTACAGTCGGAGCGGGTGAAGAAGGTGTGCGATGATCATGGCTTCTGTAATTTGATTCCAGTTGTCAGCTTCTACACTCCCGTGGACCGTCTCGAATACCAGGACCTGCTGCCGTCGATCCCTAGTGAGAATGTAGGTGATgaggaggggggagaggaggagaaaacAGTAGACGAGGCACAGCAGCTACTTGACAAGGggtccaatactatcaaggagggtgGCTTTGTCGACGCCGTTGAACGTGTCAGCCATGACCTCAATGCCAG GGTTGGGGGTCATGGAGAAGTTGCTCCAGGGTGTGCTAGCACGTTTGACAAATATGAATGCGCATACATAGCTCAAGAGGTGAATGATTCTTTGGATGATGTTTCCAGGAGTGTATCAAATGAAGAATCGGTGAAGGGCACATCCAGCAAAGATGATGCTGAGGACTCAAAGACCTCTGGTAGCAATGGTGAGGATGCTGCTCCATCTTCGGAGAAAG TGCTAGGCTGA
- the LOC123087830 gene encoding uncharacterized protein isoform X5 — MAEPPRHRTSPPALPHELVEEILLRLPHDDPACLLRASFACKAWGRAVSQPDFRGRFIKEHQHRPLPLIGFLHNWEDERVPRFFSTIASPFSLPAPDRASWLALDCRHGRALFLSESEGSGAQQLLVWDLNTGVQRRIPVPPLHSSYVYRTAAVLCPADGCDHRDCNGGPFRVVFVFTMVRCVLMWPGVTSVCVYSSETGTWSGELGKISHQFHALTFTCHSSLLLGRSLLYFMSDGGFILEYDLASNVLTGFETPYNSNKQIFNLMVAEDGGIGVSEGFSSHLKLWSREESDAQWVLSRVIHLQNSLPPAALVDAEAELMVLGFAEGVNVIFVNTVAGLFTIELQSERVKKVCDDHGFCNLIPVVSFYTPVDRLEYQDLLPSIPSENVGDEEGGEEEKTVDEAQQLLDKGSNTIKEGGFVDAVERVSHDLNARSVSNEESVKGTSSKDDAEDSKTSGSNGEDAAPSSEKGDSQEVLG; from the exons ATGGCAGAACCGCCACGGCaccgcacctcgccgccggcgctcccgcacgagctcgtcgaggagatcctcctccgcctcccacaCGACGACCCAGCCTGCCTCCTCCGCGCCTCCTTCGCCTGCAAGGCCTGGGGCCGCGCCGTCTCCCAGCCCGACTTCCGCGGCCGCTTCATCAAGGAGCACCAGCATCGGCCACTGCCCTTGATCGGCTTCCTCCACAACTGGGAGGACGAGCGCGTCCCCCGCTTCTTCTCCACCATCGCCTCGCCCTTCTCCCTCCCCGCCCCGGACCGCGCCTCCTGGCTCGCCCTCGACTGCCGCCACGGCCGCGCCCTCTTCCTCTCCGAGTCCGAGGGATCTGGTGCTCAGCAACTCCTTGTGTGGGATCTAAACACGGGCGTCCAGCGGCGCATACCAGTGCCCCCGCTGCACAGCAGCTACGTGTACAGGACCGCGGCCGTGCTCTGCCCAGCGGACGGGTGCGACCACCGCGACTGCAACGGGGGTCCCTTCCGCGTGGTCTTCGTCTTCACCATGGTCCGGTGTGTGCTGATGTGGCCCGGTGTCACGTCGGTGTGCGTCTACTCGTCAGAGACTGGCACGTGGTCCGGTGAACTGGGCAAGATTAGTCACCAGTTCCACGCGTTGACGTTTACATGTCATTCCAGCCTGCTCCTTGGGAGGTCTCTGCTCTACTTCATGTCCGACGGTGGGTTCATCCTAGAGTATGACTTGGCCAGCAACGTCCTGACTGGCTTCGAGACGCCATACAACAGCAACAAGCAGATATTTAACCTTATGGTGGCGGAGGATGGTGGAATAGGAGTTAGCGAAGGCTTCAGTTCCCATCTCAAACTGTGGTCAAGGGAGGAGAGTGATGCACAGTGGGTACTTAGCCGGGTCATCCACCTGCAAAATTCGCTCCCACCTGCTGCTCTCGTGGATGCAGAGGCTGAACTGATGGTATTGGGATTTGCCGAGGGAGTGAATGTCATTTTCGTTAACACGGTGGCTGGCCTCTTCACAATCGAGCTACAGTCGGAGCGGGTGAAGAAGGTGTGCGATGATCATGGCTTCTGTAATTTGATTCCAGTTGTCAGCTTCTACACTCCCGTGGACCGTCTCGAATACCAGGACCTGCTGCCGTCGATCCCTAGTGAGAATGTAGGTGATgaggaggggggagaggaggagaaaacAGTAGACGAGGCACAGCAGCTACTTGACAAGGggtccaatactatcaaggagggtgGCTTTGTCGACGCCGTTGAACGTGTCAGCCATGACCTCAATGCCAG GAGTGTATCAAATGAAGAATCGGTGAAGGGCACATCCAGCAAAGATGATGCTGAGGACTCAAAGACCTCTGGTAGCAATGGTGAGGATGCTGCTCCATCTTCGGAGAAAGGTGATTCTCAAGAAG TGCTAGGCTGA
- the LOC123087830 gene encoding uncharacterized protein isoform X2: MAEPPRHRTSPPALPHELVEEILLRLPHDDPACLLRASFACKAWGRAVSQPDFRGRFIKEHQHRPLPLIGFLHNWEDERVPRFFSTIASPFSLPAPDRASWLALDCRHGRALFLSESEGSGAQQLLVWDLNTGVQRRIPVPPLHSSYVYRTAAVLCPADGCDHRDCNGGPFRVVFVFTMVRCVLMWPGVTSVCVYSSETGTWSGELGKISHQFHALTFTCHSSLLLGRSLLYFMSDGGFILEYDLASNVLTGFETPYNSNKQIFNLMVAEDGGIGVSEGFSSHLKLWSREESDAQWVLSRVIHLQNSLPPAALVDAEAELMVLGFAEGVNVIFVNTVAGLFTIELQSERVKKVCDDHGFCNLIPVVSFYTPVDRLEYQDLLPSIPSENVGDEEGGEEEKTVDEAQQLLDKGSNTIKEGGFVDAVERVSHDLNARVGGHGEVAPGCASTFDKYECAYIAQEVNDSLDDVSRSVSNEESVKGTSSKDDAEDSKTSGSNGEDAAPSSEKGDSQEVLG, encoded by the exons ATGGCAGAACCGCCACGGCaccgcacctcgccgccggcgctcccgcacgagctcgtcgaggagatcctcctccgcctcccacaCGACGACCCAGCCTGCCTCCTCCGCGCCTCCTTCGCCTGCAAGGCCTGGGGCCGCGCCGTCTCCCAGCCCGACTTCCGCGGCCGCTTCATCAAGGAGCACCAGCATCGGCCACTGCCCTTGATCGGCTTCCTCCACAACTGGGAGGACGAGCGCGTCCCCCGCTTCTTCTCCACCATCGCCTCGCCCTTCTCCCTCCCCGCCCCGGACCGCGCCTCCTGGCTCGCCCTCGACTGCCGCCACGGCCGCGCCCTCTTCCTCTCCGAGTCCGAGGGATCTGGTGCTCAGCAACTCCTTGTGTGGGATCTAAACACGGGCGTCCAGCGGCGCATACCAGTGCCCCCGCTGCACAGCAGCTACGTGTACAGGACCGCGGCCGTGCTCTGCCCAGCGGACGGGTGCGACCACCGCGACTGCAACGGGGGTCCCTTCCGCGTGGTCTTCGTCTTCACCATGGTCCGGTGTGTGCTGATGTGGCCCGGTGTCACGTCGGTGTGCGTCTACTCGTCAGAGACTGGCACGTGGTCCGGTGAACTGGGCAAGATTAGTCACCAGTTCCACGCGTTGACGTTTACATGTCATTCCAGCCTGCTCCTTGGGAGGTCTCTGCTCTACTTCATGTCCGACGGTGGGTTCATCCTAGAGTATGACTTGGCCAGCAACGTCCTGACTGGCTTCGAGACGCCATACAACAGCAACAAGCAGATATTTAACCTTATGGTGGCGGAGGATGGTGGAATAGGAGTTAGCGAAGGCTTCAGTTCCCATCTCAAACTGTGGTCAAGGGAGGAGAGTGATGCACAGTGGGTACTTAGCCGGGTCATCCACCTGCAAAATTCGCTCCCACCTGCTGCTCTCGTGGATGCAGAGGCTGAACTGATGGTATTGGGATTTGCCGAGGGAGTGAATGTCATTTTCGTTAACACGGTGGCTGGCCTCTTCACAATCGAGCTACAGTCGGAGCGGGTGAAGAAGGTGTGCGATGATCATGGCTTCTGTAATTTGATTCCAGTTGTCAGCTTCTACACTCCCGTGGACCGTCTCGAATACCAGGACCTGCTGCCGTCGATCCCTAGTGAGAATGTAGGTGATgaggaggggggagaggaggagaaaacAGTAGACGAGGCACAGCAGCTACTTGACAAGGggtccaatactatcaaggagggtgGCTTTGTCGACGCCGTTGAACGTGTCAGCCATGACCTCAATGCCAG GGTTGGGGGTCATGGAGAAGTTGCTCCAGGGTGTGCTAGCACGTTTGACAAATATGAATGCGCATACATAGCTCAAGAGGTGAATGATTCTTTGGATGATGTTTCCAGGAGTGTATCAAATGAAGAATCGGTGAAGGGCACATCCAGCAAAGATGATGCTGAGGACTCAAAGACCTCTGGTAGCAATGGTGAGGATGCTGCTCCATCTTCGGAGAAAGGTGATTCTCAAGAAG TGCTAGGCTGA